One Solanum lycopersicum chromosome 2, SLM_r2.1 genomic region harbors:
- the LOC101261564 gene encoding tRNA-uridine aminocarboxypropyltransferase A, which yields MDSDRQLDNCAAVCFLAGDYADGHQQDRRKICSNCDRPVKVCLCNIIPSDPITTVTRIVILHHPHEQRHKLATVPVLSKCLDNCDVIVGRRLRYGDCDILDSLHDDALRNPNFTSRAIFLFPGADTSPSQEINHWKSSKNTVEMTNYVLIAFDGTWKHAREMMRASLSFLSKFAIQVHLDYDIGNDGGTIFNSDLILRKEPFSGCMSTMEAVAHCLRILEPNGISIESNLIEVLRSMVKFQASFLKPMKPRPKLIKGGREGKI from the exons ATGGACTCTGATCGCCAATTGGATAACTGTGCCGCCGTCTGCTTTCTAGCCGGCGATTATGCCGATGGCCACCAACAAGATAGACGGAAGATTTGCTCTAATTGTGATAGGCCAGTAAAAGTTTGTTTATGCAACATAATCCCATCGGATCCGATAACCACTGTTACTCGAATCGTAATTCTTCACCACCCTCACGAGCAGCGCCACAAGCTCGCTACGGTTCCTGTTCTATCCAAGTGCCTAGACAATTGCGATGTTATTGTTGGCCGGAGATTACGCTACGGTGATTGCGACATTCTAGATTCTCTCCATGATGATGCTCTTCGAAACCCTAATTTCACCAGCAGAGCTATTTTTCTCTTTCCTG GTGCTGATACTTCACCATCTCAGGAAATCAACCATTGGAAGTCCTCTAAAAATACTGTAGAGATGACTAATTATGTCTTGATTGCTTTTGATGGAACTTGGAAGCATGCCCGAGAGATGATGCGAGCAAGCTTATCTTTTCTGTCCAAGTTTGCTATTCAGGTTCACTTAGACTATGATATTGGCAATGACGGTGGGACAATCTTCAATTCTGATTTAATTCTCAGGAAGGAACCGTTTAGTGGGTGCATGAGTACTATGGAGGCAGTAGCGCATTGCTTACGGATCCTTGAGCCTAATGGAATCAGTATAGAGTCAAATTTGATAGAGGTTTTAAGAAGTATGGTTAAATTTCAGGCATCTTTCCTCAAGCCTATGAAGCCTAGGCCAAAGTTGATAAAGGGAGGACGAGAGGGAAAAATATAA
- the LOC112940028 gene encoding putative pentatricopeptide repeat-containing protein At3g28640, with product MNCLSNALVVVRTNNSFQIWKWCMSMAEKCNNMRQLKAIHAIYITLGLQRNTYAVSKLLDFCALSNSGDLSYASRIFAQVQTPNAFLYNALIRAYSSSPQPQVSLNYFNLMVQTSNAAAPDSFTFPFLLIACANGPLEVEGKQIHSWIIKNSFSASNAHVQTALIRFYTNCKALDDARKVFDEITDIDVIQCNVLMSGHLQSGLAKEALSIFQDMLGRGVGPDEYCVTTALGACAQLGALEQGKWIHEHVTKSEWLEYDVFIGSALVDMYAKCGSINLASEVFESMPTRNKHSWATMIRGFAVHGRPELALSCLERMQVADGLKPDGVVILAVLAACAHSGLQKEGQGLLDEMESLYGVTPEHEHFSCVVDLLCRAGRLDDALKLIRRMPMKPRASVWGALLSGCRNHNNVNLAELAVKEILLVEDGNEAEEDSAYVQLSNIYLAARQCDDARRIRRRIGDRGLRKTPGYSAIEIDGMVNEFISGDVSHICLADIHKVLDLTYLDPHFDNLI from the coding sequence ATGAACTGTCTAAGCAACGCCCTTGTCGTAGTGAGAACCAACAACAGCTTCCAAATATGGAAGTGGTGTATGTCTATGGCAGAAAAGTGCAACAATATGCGTCAACTCAAAGCTATCCACGCCATTTACATTACCCTCGGTCTTCAACGCAACACTTACGCCGTCAGCAAGCTCCTCGATTTTTGTGCCCTTTCAAATTCCGGCGACCTTTCCTACGCCTCACGGATCTTTGCCCAGGTTCAGACTCCCAATGCGTTCCTCTACAACGCCCTTATACGAGCCTACTCTAGCAGCCCACAACCCCAAGTTTCCCTCAATTACTTCAATCTCATGGTACAAACCAGTAACGCTGCGGCTCCTGATAGCTTCACATTTCCCTTCCTTCTCATCGCTTGCGCTAACGGTCCTTTGGAAGTGGAGGGTAAACAAATACACAGTTGGATAATCAAGAATTCCTTTTCTGCGTCAAATGCACATGTACAGACTGCATTAATTCGGTTTTACACGAACTGCAAAGCATTGGATGATGCTCGTAAGGTGTTTGATGAAATTACTGATATTGATGTTATTCAATGTAATGTTCTTATGAGTGGACACCTTCAAAGCGGACTAGCAAAGGAGGCATTGAGTATTTTTCAAGATATGTTGGGGCGTGGAGTTGGTCCAGATGAGTACTGTGTGACCACAGCACTTGGGGCCTGTGCTCAGTTGGGTGCTCTTGAGCAAGGAAAATGGATTCATGAGCATGTTACAAAGAGTGAGTGGTTGGAATACGATGTTTTTATCGGCTCTGCTCTTGTTGATATGTATGCTAAGTGTGGGAGTATTAACCTGGCTTCTGAGGTATTTGAGAGCATGCCTACGAGGAATAAGCATTCGTGGGCGACAATGATTAGAGGATTTGCTGTCCATGGTCGTCCTGAGCTAGCATTAAGCTGTTTGGAGAGGATGCAGGTGGCTGATGGGCTTAAGCCTGATGGTGTTGTCATTCTTGCAGTTTTAGCAGCATGTGCACATTCAGGGCTTCAGAAAGAAGGTCAAGGTTTGTTGGATGAGATGGAATCTTTATATGGCGTTACACCGGAACATGAGCACTTCAGCTGTGTAGTGGACTTGTTATGCAGAGCTGGCCGATTGGATGACGCACTTAAGCTTATTAGAAGGATGCCAATGAAACCACGGGCCTCTGTTTGGGGAGCATTGTTAAGTGGTTGCCGAAATCACAACAACGTGAATCTTGCAGAACTTGCCGTCAAAGAGATTTTGTTGGTAGAAGATGGCAATGAAGCTGAAGAAGATTCTGCTTATGTTCaactatcaaatatatatttagcagCTCGACAATGTGATGATGCACGTCGAATCAGGAGGAGAATTGGTGACCGAGGGCTCAGGAAGACACCTGGATACAGTGCAATTGAGATTGATGGGATGGTTAATGAGTTTATATCTGGAGACGTTTCCCATATATGTCTAGCTGACATTCATAAGGTGCTTGATCTAACATATCTAGATCCCCATTTCGACAACCTAATATAG